A genomic segment from Thermofilaceae archaeon encodes:
- a CDS encoding DUF86 domain-containing protein — protein MEAAMDTCAMLVKDLGRRVEDDYTNIEYLREIGVIDEELATKLKMCNGLRNWLVHRYNRLDKKLVLESVDRVKETLFEFIRRVENALEAQSRGD, from the coding sequence ATCGAAGCTGCCATGGATACCTGTGCGATGCTTGTCAAGGATCTCGGCAGGCGCGTTGAAGACGATTACACGAATATCGAGTACCTCCGAGAAATCGGAGTGATCGATGAGGAGCTAGCTACAAAGCTGAAGATGTGCAATGGGTTGAGGAACTGGCTGGTTCACAGGTACAACAGGTTGGATAAGAAGCTGGTTCTCGAGTCCGTCGATAGGGTTAAGGAGACGCTTTTCGAGTTCATAAGGAGGGTTGAGAATGCGCTCGAAGCCCAGTCTCGAGGAGATTAA